Proteins from one Gimesia maris genomic window:
- a CDS encoding sialidase family protein, with amino-acid sequence MRHFLILTTMLLLSVHAPLHADSKDTPVATGELLKDFVHPPVNFSPGAESNSEARKYQGIPTIERTPGGRLWAGWYAGPINEDRFNYVMAAISDDDGNTWSDLKFVINPDGDGPRRASDPCFWLDPSGKLWLFWWMNGGGLNVTMSITTENPDAENPNWTEPRALFPGVMINKPIVTKNGEWLMPAAIWRQDDSCRVMVSKDQGRTWALRGAANVPKDRRNCDEPMLVERQDGSVWLLVRTSSYGIGDSVSTDAGRSWTEVKDHLQQTTSRFHIQRLASGNLLLIKHNGIDERSRGRNHLTAYLSADDGKSWKGGLLLDTRDMVSYPDATQAPDGTIYVIYDWNRADEKHILLTTFTEADVLAGKFQSSKARQRVLINHATGVNSKPWLKKQRVTSLNKHETAAVLLKKPGAQLKPVNGEIRDIKLGEAIFSNRSYAFHDKLPSFLQDGNFIFSPMENTEVDCTTLGVVYVVTPLPDRNRDSVTDELQKQGFELVSIPEFVLFLMPGGREIPGNVCSVYQRRVSAGDRIKFGKWGVVITKPE; translated from the coding sequence ATGAGACATTTTCTGATTCTCACCACCATGCTGCTGTTATCGGTACACGCCCCCCTGCACGCTGATTCGAAGGATACTCCTGTCGCAACCGGGGAACTGTTAAAAGACTTTGTTCATCCGCCGGTAAATTTCAGCCCGGGCGCAGAATCAAACTCCGAGGCTCGAAAATACCAGGGAATCCCGACGATAGAACGCACGCCGGGCGGTCGCCTGTGGGCAGGCTGGTATGCCGGACCGATTAACGAAGACCGCTTCAACTACGTGATGGCCGCTATCAGCGACGACGATGGCAATACCTGGAGCGATCTGAAATTCGTGATCAATCCCGATGGAGACGGACCACGCCGCGCTTCAGACCCCTGTTTCTGGCTTGATCCTTCCGGCAAACTGTGGCTGTTCTGGTGGATGAACGGCGGAGGGTTGAATGTGACGATGTCGATCACGACTGAGAATCCGGATGCAGAAAATCCCAACTGGACCGAACCGCGGGCGTTGTTCCCCGGCGTGATGATCAACAAACCGATCGTCACCAAAAACGGCGAGTGGCTGATGCCCGCCGCAATCTGGCGACAGGATGACAGTTGTCGCGTCATGGTATCGAAGGATCAAGGCCGTACCTGGGCTTTGCGCGGCGCCGCGAATGTTCCGAAGGACCGCCGCAACTGCGATGAACCGATGCTCGTTGAACGGCAGGACGGTTCTGTCTGGCTGCTGGTCCGCACTTCCTCCTACGGCATTGGAGATTCGGTCTCTACCGACGCCGGTCGCTCCTGGACGGAAGTGAAAGATCATCTGCAGCAAACCACATCCCGCTTCCATATCCAGCGACTGGCATCCGGAAATCTGTTGCTGATCAAGCACAACGGAATCGATGAACGCTCCCGCGGCCGCAATCATCTGACTGCTTACCTCTCCGCTGACGATGGCAAATCGTGGAAAGGAGGCTTGCTGCTGGACACACGCGACATGGTCTCGTACCCGGACGCAACCCAGGCCCCTGACGGGACCATCTACGTGATTTACGACTGGAACCGGGCGGATGAGAAACATATTCTGCTGACGACTTTCACGGAAGCCGATGTACTGGCTGGCAAATTTCAAAGTTCCAAGGCCCGGCAGAGAGTGCTCATCAACCATGCGACGGGCGTCAATTCAAAGCCCTGGCTGAAGAAGCAGCGCGTTACTTCGCTAAACAAGCATGAAACAGCGGCAGTTCTGCTCAAGAAACCCGGCGCACAGTTGAAACCCGTGAATGGTGAAATACGCGATATAAAACTCGGCGAGGCGATCTTCAGCAACCGCAGCTATGCCTTCCATGACAAGCTGCCTTCGTTCCTGCAAGATGGGAATTTTATCTTCAGCCCGATGGAAAATACCGAAGTTGACTGTACCACGTTGGGGGTGGTCTATGTCGTGACACCGCTGCCCGACCGCAACAGAGATAGCGTGACGGACGAATTACAAAAGCAGGGGTTCGAACTGGTTTCCATTCCCGAATTCGTGCTGTTCCTGATGCCGGGCGGACGCGAGATTCCCGGCAATGTCTGTTCGGTCTACCAACGCCGCGTTTCAGCAGGAGACCGCATCAAGTTCGGTAAATGGGGCGTCGTGATCACGAAACCAGAATGA
- a CDS encoding tetratricopeptide repeat protein — translation MNEINPQIPAEHDPIKRSTKTNLLGVTLLYLFVILLVFSRCLPYPLLDWDDNLHLTDNPSLNPVSFKGMWNIWSQPYEGLYIPLSYSFFAIEVYLTQLFGFQDHAVLAPYIFHAGSLLLHLINSLLIYRILNIIVNDTRAACLGGLLFVLHPLQVESVVWISETRGLLSNLFSIATIYFTLKYVKKSETSTPAQTGKTNFDLIIATMCFVLSMLAKPSSVTTPLIIGILISVFFAEHLKKLGRWILCWLMLALAFIFITRGEQSDLLFDSPLWARPLIFGDALAFYFQKLFIPTPLLMQYDKSIKLILNTSWIYWSWLIPCLIFLLACIPRQRRVLQASLAIFITGLLPVLGLIPFSYQFISTVADRYVYLAMLGPALALAWLLRSHHKTVSLSLTYAALFLFAGLSFMQTATWSNSRTLYQHCLAHNPHAFIASNNLGHLAFNNQKYDEALHHFKNAISVIPDDVGTNENLGTIYMELGRKDQALQYFNKVLKIDPKHAGAHFALGVYYEAREDNKKAFNHYFQSLQAKPQNADALFGLGNLARKQKNYEEALRYYQLALKFNPDAPGIRETLGNLYLELGDMTNAQHQFDLSRKQGLLDPANEFNLGLMAAKNADLQKAIKHYESALQILDSTKKPDLHRQVIQELTFTYNMRGTTLQKKQDHEQAEYYFRLAMKTSPDFAPAYFNLGESLYRLGKTQAAISVLQTALTLVPPNSEPAIDIQKRIDLYQKK, via the coding sequence ATGAATGAGATAAACCCTCAGATTCCAGCAGAGCATGATCCCATAAAGAGATCAACCAAAACTAATTTATTGGGAGTAACACTACTTTATCTGTTTGTGATATTACTTGTTTTCTCGCGATGCCTGCCCTATCCCTTATTGGATTGGGATGATAATCTGCACCTCACAGATAACCCCTCTCTGAATCCCGTTTCTTTTAAGGGGATGTGGAATATCTGGAGTCAGCCTTATGAGGGACTCTATATCCCCCTTAGCTATTCTTTTTTTGCGATCGAGGTTTATCTCACACAGTTGTTCGGCTTTCAGGATCATGCGGTCCTGGCCCCCTACATTTTTCATGCTGGCAGCTTACTTCTACACTTAATCAATTCTCTTCTGATATACCGTATTTTAAATATCATTGTGAATGACACTCGTGCAGCCTGTCTGGGGGGATTGCTGTTCGTATTGCATCCATTACAGGTTGAATCCGTCGTCTGGATCAGCGAAACACGCGGACTGCTCAGTAATTTATTTTCAATTGCCACAATCTACTTCACTCTGAAATATGTAAAAAAGTCTGAAACTTCCACACCTGCCCAAACAGGGAAAACCAATTTCGACTTGATCATTGCGACGATGTGTTTTGTACTCTCAATGTTAGCAAAACCAAGTTCGGTGACCACACCATTGATCATCGGAATCCTCATCTCTGTTTTCTTTGCTGAGCATCTTAAAAAACTGGGCAGATGGATTCTCTGCTGGCTGATGCTTGCCCTGGCATTCATTTTCATCACTCGCGGGGAACAGTCTGATCTTCTCTTTGACAGTCCGCTTTGGGCAAGACCATTGATTTTTGGAGATGCGCTTGCCTTTTATTTTCAGAAACTGTTTATTCCCACTCCTCTGTTAATGCAATACGATAAGAGTATCAAACTGATTCTGAACACATCCTGGATTTATTGGTCCTGGCTGATCCCCTGCCTGATCTTTCTGCTCGCCTGCATTCCCAGGCAGAGACGCGTCTTGCAGGCTTCACTGGCCATTTTTATTACCGGGCTATTGCCAGTGCTGGGCCTGATTCCTTTTTCTTATCAATTTATCTCTACAGTTGCAGACAGATATGTTTACCTCGCTATGCTGGGTCCCGCTCTTGCGCTTGCCTGGCTCTTGCGAAGTCATCACAAAACGGTTTCCCTGAGTTTGACTTATGCTGCTCTCTTTCTCTTCGCCGGCCTGAGCTTTATGCAGACTGCAACCTGGTCGAACAGCAGAACACTCTACCAACATTGCCTGGCGCATAATCCCCATGCGTTTATTGCGTCTAATAATCTCGGCCACCTGGCTTTTAATAATCAAAAGTATGACGAGGCGCTTCATCATTTTAAAAACGCGATTTCAGTGATACCTGATGATGTGGGAACAAATGAGAACCTGGGAACGATTTACATGGAACTGGGGCGTAAGGATCAAGCATTACAATACTTTAATAAGGTCCTGAAGATTGATCCAAAACATGCAGGTGCACATTTTGCTTTAGGTGTTTACTACGAAGCTCGAGAAGACAACAAAAAAGCATTTAACCATTACTTCCAGTCTCTACAAGCAAAACCTCAAAATGCGGATGCCTTGTTTGGATTGGGGAACCTGGCCCGAAAGCAGAAAAATTACGAAGAAGCTCTGCGATATTACCAGTTGGCTTTGAAATTCAATCCGGACGCCCCTGGAATTCGCGAAACGCTGGGAAACCTCTATTTGGAACTGGGAGACATGACAAATGCACAACACCAGTTTGATCTTTCGAGAAAGCAGGGTTTATTAGACCCGGCTAACGAATTTAATCTGGGATTGATGGCTGCAAAGAATGCTGATCTGCAGAAAGCCATTAAGCACTACGAATCTGCACTGCAAATCCTGGACTCAACAAAGAAGCCTGATTTGCACAGGCAGGTTATTCAGGAATTGACATTCACCTACAATATGCGGGGAACCACATTACAGAAAAAACAGGATCATGAGCAGGCAGAATATTATTTTCGGCTAGCTATGAAAACGTCGCCTGATTTCGCGCCGGCTTATTTCAATCTGGGAGAATCTCTGTATCGATTGGGAAAAACTCAAGCTGCAATCAGCGTCCTGCAAACTGCACTCACTCTTGTCCCTCCAAATTCCGAACCTGCGATCGATATTCAAAAACGAATTGATTTATATCAAAAAAAGTAG
- a CDS encoding sulfatase-like hydrolase/transferase — translation MRNRRVFIAVTGVVFALVSTGASFAAKAERSGKPNIILVMADDQGWGDTSYNGHPFVKTPELDAMAKDAFVFDRFYAGAPVCSPTRASVMTGRNPNRTKVTNHGRYMRPHEQTIAETLKAAGYVTGIFGKVHLGSGQPDSPCNPSGMGFDEWVIGLNFFDNDPYLSRMGKIEHRKGKGSVILMDDTLEFLEKHKDGEQPIFTVVWFPSPHDPHAEVPEGPSLYKGKPHAGYYREITLLDQQVGRLRRALRNMNIAENTIVWYCSDNGGLVKETSGGREKKGSIYEGGLRVPGIIEWPARKLKGRTSVPVATFDIYPTLLSLAGVELYAPHPLDGMDVSGIITGSVTKRSKPMGFWHQLQRGQGTRSDQIQKAIMEKQQAGAPLPHDSVRMRKDVDEFPQFPEETTTGHAAWNDWPWKLHRIKGTKFELYNLSDDPMEKTDLSKNPEQAQRVKQMQQELDAWMRSVIRSINGKDYQESK, via the coding sequence ATGCGGAATCGACGCGTTTTTATAGCAGTGACAGGAGTCGTTTTTGCTCTGGTATCAACCGGAGCCTCCTTTGCGGCGAAAGCGGAACGCTCCGGTAAACCCAACATCATCCTGGTGATGGCGGATGATCAGGGCTGGGGAGACACCAGTTATAATGGTCACCCGTTTGTAAAGACACCGGAACTTGATGCCATGGCGAAAGACGCATTCGTCTTCGACCGCTTCTATGCCGGTGCGCCGGTCTGTTCTCCAACACGGGCCAGCGTGATGACCGGTCGCAATCCGAACCGGACCAAAGTCACCAACCACGGTCGCTACATGCGCCCGCATGAGCAGACCATCGCTGAAACGCTGAAAGCAGCCGGCTATGTCACCGGTATCTTCGGCAAAGTGCACCTGGGTTCGGGACAGCCCGACTCCCCCTGCAATCCCAGTGGCATGGGATTCGATGAATGGGTGATCGGACTCAACTTTTTCGACAACGATCCCTACCTGAGCCGCATGGGAAAGATCGAGCATCGTAAAGGAAAAGGTTCGGTCATCTTAATGGATGATACGCTCGAATTCCTCGAGAAACACAAAGACGGCGAGCAGCCGATCTTCACGGTCGTCTGGTTCCCCTCTCCGCATGACCCACACGCGGAAGTGCCGGAAGGCCCCAGTCTATATAAGGGGAAACCACATGCGGGGTACTACCGTGAGATTACGCTGCTGGATCAGCAGGTTGGACGACTGCGACGCGCTCTCAGGAACATGAACATTGCGGAGAATACCATCGTCTGGTACTGCAGCGATAATGGCGGGCTGGTCAAGGAGACCTCCGGCGGCCGCGAGAAAAAGGGCAGCATCTACGAAGGGGGTCTGCGTGTGCCGGGGATCATCGAATGGCCCGCACGTAAGCTCAAAGGTCGCACCTCGGTCCCAGTGGCGACCTTTGATATCTATCCAACCCTGCTGTCACTGGCCGGCGTGGAATTATATGCGCCGCATCCCCTCGATGGCATGGATGTGAGCGGCATCATTACAGGATCGGTTACCAAGCGCAGTAAGCCGATGGGTTTCTGGCATCAACTTCAGAGGGGACAAGGCACACGCAGTGACCAGATTCAGAAAGCGATCATGGAAAAGCAACAGGCGGGTGCCCCCTTACCGCATGATTCTGTCAGAATGCGTAAAGACGTCGACGAATTCCCACAGTTTCCCGAAGAGACCACGACCGGGCATGCCGCCTGGAACGACTGGCCCTGGAAACTGCATCGCATCAAAGGCACAAAATTCGAGCTCTATAATCTAAGCGATGACCCAATGGAGAAAACCGATCTTTCTAAAAATCCAGAACAGGCCCAGCGAGTGAAACAGATGCAGCAGGAACTGGATGCCTGGATGCGGTCTGTGATCCGCAGCATCAATGGGAAAGATTATCAGGAATCGAAGTAA
- a CDS encoding Gfo/Idh/MocA family protein: MTSTSDTTRRDFLKTSVAAAAATTFAAPAFVRGQNLNSQLQFAGIGTDGKGYSDIKLIASHDKVKCVAFCDVDLSRTKKVKPLAPEAPVFQDYKIMLDELGDKIDAVSVSTPDHTHAIISMDAMQRGKHVYCQKPLTRTVWEARQMRLQAKKSGVITRMGNQIHSHSAYRTAAKAIQDGVIGKVKAVHSYVGTTGHGRSGLLNKPANNEAVPKTLDWNLWISVAPMRPYGGNRVYHPFTWRDWQDFGSGAIGDFGCHLLDPVYTALKITGDPISVHSEHTGMNDEVWPAQETIKYVIPGTQYTAGSSLPITWYDGGRRPSDSIAKLLPGQSLPSGGSIFVGEKGNLILPHYRQPFVNIEGVNIEPVESLDHYHGWVDGCLSGKQPSDGFEYGGHLTEAVQLGNVAAFFPGETLEFDGKALKITNNSEANKYLTRDYRAGFEIASI; encoded by the coding sequence ATGACCTCCACCTCAGATACCACCCGCCGTGACTTTTTGAAAACATCCGTCGCAGCTGCAGCCGCAACCACTTTCGCCGCACCGGCATTTGTCCGCGGACAGAATTTGAACTCGCAATTGCAGTTTGCGGGGATCGGCACCGACGGCAAAGGGTATTCCGACATCAAACTCATTGCCAGCCACGATAAAGTGAAATGCGTCGCCTTTTGCGATGTTGATTTGTCGCGGACCAAAAAAGTCAAGCCGTTAGCACCTGAGGCTCCTGTCTTCCAGGACTACAAAATCATGCTGGATGAACTGGGGGATAAAATCGACGCTGTTTCGGTTTCCACACCCGATCATACTCACGCCATCATCAGCATGGACGCGATGCAACGCGGGAAGCATGTTTACTGCCAGAAACCGCTGACACGCACGGTTTGGGAAGCACGCCAGATGCGTCTGCAGGCAAAAAAATCAGGTGTCATCACACGCATGGGGAACCAGATCCACTCGCACTCCGCTTATCGCACCGCAGCGAAAGCGATACAGGATGGTGTCATCGGAAAAGTGAAGGCCGTGCATTCCTATGTCGGTACCACCGGACATGGACGCAGCGGTCTGCTCAACAAGCCTGCGAATAACGAAGCGGTACCGAAAACACTCGACTGGAATCTCTGGATCAGCGTGGCCCCCATGCGTCCGTACGGCGGAAACCGGGTATACCATCCCTTTACATGGAGAGACTGGCAGGACTTTGGCTCTGGAGCCATCGGCGATTTCGGCTGCCACTTACTTGATCCAGTATATACAGCCCTCAAAATCACGGGCGACCCGATTAGCGTGCACTCGGAACATACCGGCATGAATGATGAAGTCTGGCCCGCCCAGGAAACCATCAAATACGTTATTCCCGGCACGCAGTATACTGCCGGTAGCAGTCTGCCGATTACCTGGTACGATGGTGGACGGCGTCCGAGTGACAGTATCGCCAAACTGTTACCCGGCCAATCTCTGCCGAGCGGTGGCTCCATTTTCGTTGGTGAAAAAGGCAACCTGATTCTGCCTCATTACCGCCAGCCGTTTGTGAACATCGAAGGTGTTAACATAGAACCGGTAGAAAGTCTCGACCATTATCATGGCTGGGTCGATGGTTGCCTGTCTGGAAAACAGCCCAGCGACGGGTTTGAATACGGAGGCCATCTGACCGAAGCTGTGCAGTTGGGAAATGTGGCCGCGTTCTTCCCGGGCGAAACCCTCGAATTCGATGGCAAGGCGCTCAAGATCACCAACAACTCGGAGGCCAACAAATACCTGACACGAGACTACCGCGCCGGCTTCGAAATCGCTTCGATCTAG
- a CDS encoding DUF1592 domain-containing protein has protein sequence MSVLEARFVRGVIAGLVWGLWVCPQAGLAASKENKALAARKAEAEQFFSKQIKPFIKKYCIDCHQNRRPTEAGLSFDPALRSPGHAAFSEKWKKSAARVKAHDMPPEGLDQPSDKERQMFAKWMQQIKYLSPKDPGPFVIRRLTKTEYGNTLHDLLGVDPDIVASLPDEVSGEGYLNSLSPLQLEQYLAISEKVLNQVVAPEGKPPTAIQLELFGEPPTSETDAKSNARKLAKSLARSAYRRPPSAAEVDVLLKVFELGRQNDLSYQASCRLMLKAILVSPQFLFITPAREVETEKGIVPLDDYQLASRLSYLLWATMPDAELLTLADQGKLHELPVLKDQVTRMLMDPRSRALFDGFGAQWLKLGNLHTRTFDPKKFPQMTAALRSAMYDEARLFFESIVRENRSVSEFIDSDYTFLNGNLASIYGLENTVTGPEMRKVKLTNGNRGGILGMPGVLAATSFPNRTSPVNRGVWVLEQVLGDHVPAAPPDVPSLEKQDQKQIASLTLRERTELHRSEAVCANCHRLLDPIGFGLENFDAIGRWRDLDENGQAIDASGELPGGRNFSNPKELKAIIAQHNAKFSRNLVERLLAYALCRRLEGYDEIVIDGLMQKIAKDDYRIQTLITEVVTSYPFMHRRIE, from the coding sequence ATGTCAGTGTTAGAGGCGCGTTTTGTTCGCGGTGTGATTGCCGGATTGGTGTGGGGGTTGTGGGTCTGTCCGCAGGCTGGGCTTGCTGCATCGAAAGAGAACAAAGCGCTGGCGGCGCGGAAAGCGGAAGCGGAGCAGTTTTTCAGCAAGCAGATCAAGCCGTTCATTAAAAAATATTGCATCGACTGCCATCAGAACCGTCGGCCGACGGAAGCCGGTCTTAGCTTTGACCCGGCTCTACGAAGTCCCGGGCATGCGGCCTTCAGTGAGAAATGGAAAAAGTCGGCGGCCCGCGTGAAAGCACATGACATGCCGCCGGAAGGACTGGATCAGCCGTCCGACAAAGAACGTCAGATGTTTGCAAAATGGATGCAGCAGATAAAATATCTCAGTCCGAAAGATCCTGGTCCATTTGTCATTCGGCGGCTCACCAAAACGGAATATGGCAACACGCTGCACGATCTGCTGGGCGTCGATCCTGACATCGTCGCCAGTCTGCCTGACGAAGTCAGCGGCGAAGGATATCTCAATTCGCTCTCCCCGCTGCAACTCGAACAGTATCTGGCCATCTCCGAAAAAGTCCTGAATCAGGTGGTCGCTCCGGAAGGGAAACCGCCGACCGCCATTCAGTTAGAACTCTTTGGCGAACCGCCAACGTCCGAGACCGACGCTAAGTCAAATGCCCGCAAGCTTGCAAAGTCATTGGCGCGCAGCGCCTACCGTCGTCCCCCCTCTGCTGCCGAAGTGGATGTCCTGCTCAAAGTTTTTGAACTGGGAAGACAGAACGACCTCAGCTACCAGGCATCCTGTCGTCTAATGCTCAAGGCAATTCTGGTTTCCCCGCAGTTTCTGTTTATCACGCCGGCGAGAGAAGTGGAGACTGAAAAGGGGATTGTACCCCTTGATGATTATCAGCTTGCCTCGCGTCTGTCTTATCTGTTATGGGCTACCATGCCCGACGCTGAATTGCTGACGCTGGCAGACCAGGGAAAACTCCACGAGCTGCCGGTGTTGAAAGATCAGGTCACGCGGATGTTGATGGACCCGCGTTCGCGGGCCCTGTTTGACGGCTTTGGCGCACAGTGGCTCAAGCTGGGAAATCTGCACACGCGAACCTTTGACCCGAAGAAATTCCCGCAGATGACCGCCGCCCTGCGCAGCGCGATGTATGATGAAGCCCGGCTCTTTTTCGAAAGCATCGTGCGGGAGAACCGCAGCGTTTCGGAGTTTATCGACAGCGATTACACCTTCCTCAATGGAAATCTGGCGTCGATTTATGGTCTGGAAAATACTGTCACCGGCCCCGAGATGCGTAAGGTCAAACTGACCAACGGAAATCGCGGCGGAATCCTGGGAATGCCCGGCGTGCTGGCGGCGACTTCGTTCCCTAACCGCACCAGCCCTGTCAATCGTGGTGTCTGGGTGCTGGAACAGGTGCTCGGGGATCATGTCCCTGCCGCTCCGCCCGATGTGCCTTCACTGGAGAAGCAGGACCAAAAACAGATCGCCAGTCTGACGTTGCGCGAACGCACCGAACTGCACCGCTCCGAGGCGGTCTGTGCCAACTGCCATCGCTTGCTCGACCCGATCGGATTCGGTCTGGAGAACTTCGACGCCATCGGACGCTGGCGCGACCTGGACGAGAACGGCCAGGCCATCGATGCCTCGGGCGAACTCCCCGGCGGGAGGAATTTTTCCAATCCCAAAGAACTGAAAGCGATTATCGCTCAGCATAACGCAAAGTTTTCTCGCAATCTGGTCGAACGACTGTTAGCCTATGCATTATGCCGACGCCTGGAAGGGTACGACGAAATTGTGATCGATGGACTGATGCAGAAAATCGCCAAAGACGACTACCGCATCCAGACGCTCATCACCGAGGTCGTCACCAGTTATCCTTTCATGCATCGTCGTATTGAGTGA
- a CDS encoding DUF1552 domain-containing protein — translation MSNYKRINRRTCLKGLGATLALPLLDVMGWAEDSEKKTFQPPVRMGFMYMPHGVIMDQFWPKDPKTFLTSPPPALESLRPVLDQCLLMKGIAGVSNGPFRGAPHALELSTWLTAALPDPDKRDEISISISADQIAANSLGAFTALPSLELATMPQTWKENQAGLNEAYYSHCSFRSPTQAVPAETNPRNVLNRLFNKKEKGDGLSANGMSSLDRSMLDLVIGGARDLRRTLSKTDQRKLDQYLDSVRSVERRIAAIEIRQKEAALEKAGVRPNRSHKTDSPPIEIKIPEGDKRSEYMQVMCDLNVLAFQTDTTRVCTYIGSTPNGVSYPELGFNDQHHSQTHHNGEKKKVDKVAAITKFNIDQFAYMVNKMHSLKEGDGTLLDNCIMMWGSGLEDGDRHSRANLPFILAGRGGGAINTGRFLPDVKGNQGDLLTTLLTCAGIPLDRPVGIATKQIAEIPAQS, via the coding sequence ATGAGTAATTATAAAAGAATCAATCGTCGCACCTGTCTGAAAGGCCTGGGAGCCACACTGGCACTGCCTCTGCTGGATGTTATGGGCTGGGCTGAAGACAGCGAGAAAAAAACGTTCCAACCGCCGGTCCGAATGGGGTTCATGTATATGCCGCATGGCGTGATCATGGATCAATTCTGGCCCAAAGATCCCAAAACGTTTCTGACCTCGCCTCCCCCTGCCCTTGAATCACTGCGCCCGGTGCTCGATCAATGTCTGCTGATGAAGGGGATCGCCGGCGTTTCCAACGGTCCCTTTCGCGGCGCGCCGCACGCGCTCGAGCTCTCGACGTGGCTCACCGCAGCGTTACCCGATCCGGATAAGCGGGACGAAATCAGTATCTCCATCTCCGCCGACCAGATTGCCGCGAATTCGCTGGGCGCGTTTACTGCGCTGCCTTCGCTGGAACTGGCCACAATGCCGCAAACGTGGAAGGAAAACCAGGCGGGGCTGAACGAGGCCTACTATTCCCACTGCAGCTTCCGTTCGCCGACCCAGGCGGTTCCCGCCGAGACCAATCCCCGCAACGTGCTGAATCGTCTGTTCAACAAGAAGGAAAAAGGGGACGGACTGTCAGCGAACGGGATGAGCAGTTTAGATCGGAGCATGCTGGACCTGGTGATCGGCGGTGCCCGCGATCTGCGTCGCACACTGTCAAAGACTGACCAGCGCAAGCTGGATCAATACCTGGACAGTGTCCGCTCGGTGGAACGAAGGATCGCCGCCATTGAAATACGCCAGAAAGAAGCGGCACTGGAGAAAGCGGGAGTCCGACCGAATCGCAGTCACAAAACCGACTCGCCTCCCATCGAGATCAAGATTCCCGAGGGAGACAAACGGAGTGAGTACATGCAGGTGATGTGCGACCTCAACGTGCTCGCGTTCCAGACCGACACGACTCGCGTCTGCACCTACATTGGTTCCACCCCGAACGGCGTCTCGTATCCTGAACTCGGTTTCAACGATCAGCACCATTCCCAGACGCACCATAACGGCGAGAAGAAGAAGGTGGATAAAGTCGCCGCGATCACGAAATTCAATATCGACCAGTTTGCCTACATGGTCAACAAGATGCACAGCCTGAAGGAAGGCGACGGCACATTGCTGGACAACTGCATTATGATGTGGGGCTCGGGCCTGGAAGACGGTGACAGGCACAGCCGGGCCAATCTGCCCTTCATTCTGGCAGGACGAGGCGGCGGTGCGATCAACACGGGACGTTTCCTGCCCGATGTCAAAGGCAACCAGGGCGACTTATTAACAACCCTGCTGACCTGCGCCGGGATTCCCCTGGACCGCCCCGTCGGCATCGCCACGAAACAGATCGCAGAGATCCCCGCCCAATCCTGA